DNA sequence from the Paramormyrops kingsleyae isolate MSU_618 chromosome 14, PKINGS_0.4, whole genome shotgun sequence genome:
CCACTGGCTCCGGGCCCCAGGGCATGACAGCCAGTGCCGAATACAGTTTCTCCTCCCAGCCAACCTCAGCCTGCCCTGACTGTTGCACTTTTGCCAACAGGAATTGGATGAAGGCCTCCTGCAGCAGGTGCTTCCTATCGCATGCATCATCATCAGCTCTGTGGCCTTGCAGGAAATGGACCAGGGCCTGGGCAAGCCTGGGGCGACTTCTATCCAGCAGCGTCCCAAGGCAGCACTCAGCCTCCGCACTCAGGATCACCATGGTCCCCTTCTTCTCTATCTGGACACTCCTGAAAGCCTGGTGCAGTTCCTGAGAAAGACAAACACTAAGTACCGGCTGCAATTCCTAAGCGTATCTATTGTGTCCTTTCGAGACACCATTCCTGTAATACGCAAGCAGCTAATTTGCATTTTGAAAAGATGCACACACAGGTAATTCAatcacatattttaaaatataagaacataaagttacaaacgagaggaggccatctGGCCCGTTGAGCTCGAAGGAATTAAACTAATAATTTTAAGTTAGCGGGACTTTGTCAAGTTCAGATTTGAAGGAATCTAGGCTCTTAGCTTGCACTGCCCCTTTGGACAGACTATTCCACATTCTAATCACACGCTATGcgatacctggatcatgtccccccttagtctctcTTGCTCGAGTCACCATACCTTTTACtccttgttattttgttttagaAACATATGAACTATTTATAGCAGCTCATGACTGCTTGGAAATAAAAGGCACCTTAAGCACTTCCTCTGGCACCGTgttctccagctcctccacgATCAGAAGAAACTCTAGTTCGTTCTTAACCCGCACAGCAACCTGCAGGCAGATAAAGAGTTAGAAAATGATATTTGAACTGCCAACCAAGCAAACATATTTACAAACTCCATTACTTAGCGGTTATAGAAAGCAACTCTATTCCAATATCTTACTGGAATAATTCAGGTCCCTTATTTTGTCCAAACGCATGGTATGATATAACAGATGGCACTCAGTTTACAAACCTGAACTTGAAGACCCTCTTCCCACATAAATAACCGAGTCCAACAGTAGCTGGAGAATCTGACTGTACCTGCTCATGTGCCCATCTCTCTGAAATCTTCAGCCATAGCCATGCCAGTCTGTGCGGACTGCCCACCGTCTCCCACCTGCAgcatataattcattattaatatctgaacatacatatattatttatacAAGTCCAGCATCTTGCACCACACCAACCATCATCAAAGCATATTTTCTTACCCCGTCAACATGGACTTACTTGAGCACATATGGACAGGTCACTAAGGATTTTAGAATGTCCTGCAAGCACTGTGTGCTTGTGCATGTGGTGTTATTCAGCTGAGGCACACAAGCTTGAGCAAGCTCCCAGTCCCCACACTGTAAGCACAGCGTGAAAAAACTGAAGAGCTGCTCCATAGAGCTGTCCTCCTCACAAGAGAACGGGTGCATTTTGCGATCCTCCTTCGGGGCCTGCTCACGGGAGCACATCGCCTTTTTCACCAGGTGACCACTCACCACGTGCCATCTGTAACGGCGATATTCAGTTTAATTCAGGAATATTTTTCGATGCAGAAACATATTCTGCTAAGGCACTAGCTCAACTAAACTGAAGACCTGACAGGAATATACCGGACACAACTATAGTCGATGCATAAAAAGCTTACACCCATTTGTAACGATGTCGCTAGAAAAACGTCAGGTAATACCTCTGTAACACTACAGAAGACATGTCATCAGAAATCACGTGAATATACAAGAACAATATCTAAAGTTCACCTTTTTACCAAGCAAATTCATAAATGCCGTACTAAATACAGGATATTCTGAAAATTCAGCAAGAAAACAATACAGATTGTTAAGTTTAAataatgtagaaaaaaaaacacaaaagattTGTGAGACacaacgaaaaaaaaaacatttatagaCAGGTGCAGACTAGCTGGCTAtccaatttatttttaaacgttTCAAAACACGCTGTCAAGACGACGTGTTTATGAAGCACGGAAAAATTACTTACACTTTTCCAAATGGACACACACTACTTCTCAATTTGATCGCAATTTGCTTCCTAGTTGTTATTGCCTGTGTTCGGCCATGATGTAGCAGTCATGTGACAATGTCAGCTGATTGAACCGGAAGAAAGTTGGGGGTAGCCGGTAGCGCCTGTAACCATTTTAGTAATGGAGTAAACAAGCGGAACGTCTCATTTACCCTGGAACTTcacattgttttgtttgacCTGTTTATATGTAATATGTCAAATCAACTACTCTAGTATTATTACTCATATTAAGCGATAATAAATAAGGGTCTAACATATTACATTCTCAGACTAAGTTCTCAAAGTAAACCggataaagaaatatatttcaaatattatatgacttttgtactgaattcataATTTGGTCCTTGAACGATGTggtattttgattttttttccatgtgacTATAAATGTGGTAAACTACCTATTCAATATTATTTTCACAAGCAAGAGCTTAATTCCTGGAAGATAACTTTCAAGGATGATATATTCCCCTTAACTTTCATTTATGGAGAAGGAGTTTGTTTCATTGGAAGACAGTGTTCATAGAAGAGCGGGTTGTGATCTGGAAATGATCAAATTTTGCAACACCAAAATTGCTGCATAGTGATATCAAAGAAAACTAAGACACATCCTGTTATtacaataactcaaaaaatattttacagataGTTTTTCAAACTTTTACAAACACATTGCATGAGTGAAGATCTGgaactgatcaaattttgagacaaattcaAGCTATGCTGTTTAGTGACAGCAAAAGGAAGTGATACTACAAAGGCACTTAACCTTGTGAATGTAATTAATCAATTATTACCACTTCACCTAATTTCACGCACAtttaattttgagacaaatggcacaaaaattgaAGCAGCAGTACTAGGTGGCAATAAAAGAAGGAAAGGACAGCGGCAGAAGACACTTCATCTTGTGAACACAGTAGCTGTGAAAGTATTCAacggatctttttcaaacttcccATTAAAATTGTATAGGTGATAAACTGCTGCctatttcattttgagacaaattgcacTAAAATGGAAGTAGTGTCACTAGTCATGCCACAGATGTGGATCCGGTGAAACAAGTCACACAAAGTTGACGTTTTTATAAAGACCATGGAGGTTGGGGGCTATAGACTGTAGAGGCTTGCGGGTGTGGGAGAAGAAGGGATTAGGGATGGGGGACGGTGGTGACTGGGCCATCTGGGGAATACATTGATGTCATTCTGACACCATCCAGTTTAATTGTATAACTGCCACTTGGGATGTCTTGATGGATACAGTGCCATCACATCACCAGGGCACAATCATCTTGTGGCCTGAGCATCCTGAGATAGTCTTCAGGTTGATCTAACCCATTACTGGTTAAGTCATTGGAAGATGATGCTATAGAGGATGCATGGATGTGATATGTATTGTGTGATAACAACTATTTCAGTCAATTGCAAGACTGTAATGTTTCAAATTTCCAACTCTGGAGATGTACAGCAACAGTTGATACCTGGTGAGCCCCTGTACCAGGTTGATTAgccaaaaagaataaaaaataagcaTCCTACAGAGTTTAGTGGATTAGTATTGTCAAGGAaatgcatccattttctgtaactgcttgtcctattcagggttgtggggggtctgaaGTCTATGGGCATAAGGCAAAgaataacccaagatggggcaccaacccatcacagggcactgctacaggcaatttggtaactccaactAAGCTCAgtatgttttgggactgtgagGGGGAAACCCCATCACattagaggtgtgaggcaacaatgtcaaccactgcaccaccccagaaagacagaaaagttattttaaaaagctttGATCATATTCAGCTAAATATTGTCGGCCAACAAGTAATACGCCGTAGCCTACAGACCTTCTGTCGTCTTTCAGGCTCAGTCTAAAGAAGGCAGGGAGTAACAATTCACACCTGTAGCACTAGTCCCACAATAATGCATATTAAGTGTATTGATTCAGCGCTATTTATAACACTTAAACTATTACGCTAGCAAGTCTAATACATTTTTCTattattaaaacaaatattttaagGTTAAAGAAAGTAGAAGCGGTATCCCAGTGTGCTGTTTCCATGGCTACCGACACCGGTGATGCTGCGGAGGCGGGGTTTGCCAGCCTTTCTGCTAGCGTTTAACAATGATAAAGGATTTCTAGCGTTATCATTGTTATTGCTGCACAAAACCGTAAGACGAGAAATAGTCAGCAAAGTGGAAAATGGCAGGAAAGGACAAGGCTGCAAACGTAAGTGTTGCCAGTGTGAATCCTTTCGATTAATCGTTCATCAAGTAAAGAgacatggtaaaaaaaaaaacggtatATTTGTATGTTGGTATGCTCTTTTATAATACCATGCCCGTATTTTACCATTTCGTGAAACTAAAATATGCTAATAAATCAACATTAAATTACgataacaataaaatgtaaatagccAACTTCGATAGGCTATATgtgatataaaaatgtaatattaattaaataaaaataaaatgtttattcaATGTGAGAAAAAGACGGTTCAGAACAAAAATTGATTACTGATTTCCAAGGCTTAAAATGACCTGGGAATAAAATTTTACGAATTACACACCAAATCGATAGCCtaccttttaaaaaaacattattgcGAATATTTCGCTGCATCGACAGTGAACATTTATATAGCCTATGTTTACTTAATAAATAAGATTAAAATCTGTACTCCTCCAAAACGATGTGATGTTGCCATTAATAGCGATATGTGAATTATTGTGTTTGTAGGAGGAACTGTACGTCGGAGAGATCAAGGGCGGGTTAAGACCAACAATGAGACTAGTGGTCATGGGTATTTTTAAGGAACAGCCCAAGAGGTGAGTTGGCacctttgactttaatttcCACCCGGTTTCGAGTTTAACACACATTGTCATTACGTAGTACATTGGATGGATGATTTGCCGGTCGCTCGTTTTAGTCGTAATTCTATCTGCAATTTTGAAACAGTAAATAGATTGTACTACAAGTTGAAGGGCTGGCTGATATTGCAAATTTATTCTCTGTGGGACTAGcaatttagagaaaaaaaaacagattttctgGCCGACAAAGACATATATGCTGCATACTCGATTGCGTTATGCGCACGTGATATGAACCATAGAGTGTGATGCATAAATAATATAGAACAAGAATATAGATGGCGGATATCATCTCAATTTCATCATATTTATGAACAAATGATAAAGGGGAAGCAAGGTGCTGGGAAACAaagaatttattttggtttcCCAGAAATGTTGAGGATCGAAATAACATTCTCCACAAAGCGTTAGACAGCCTTTACTTTACAGATATAATGTATCAGTAGGTGttaaaatatgcaatttttAAAGGAGTTAAATGGCTTATCGTAAACTTTGTTAATATTATACAAAGACATACCAGTGTGTGATAGGTGTATCATGCAGTGTGTAAAAATTGATCTTCAAGACCTTTGTCTATATTTTTCCTATTAATTACACAGGGAACTGTGCatagaaaatatttaataaaacataaatgtgTTGCCTAATTTACTATAATATGCTCACTTGCAGTGTGGTAAATCATACTAGTACTTATCACCATTAGATGATTTCATGATTATTTAGACCAAGGAAGTAACTTTGGGTTGAATATTGCCGGGTTAAGGTCTAACCTATTTTATgattattttgggggggggggttgtattgaCTGGTATTGATTATTGGGGAGGTTATTACCCCCAGCCCAGCGCACCCTTCCCCACGCCATAATTTGCCCCCATGTTGTAGACTATCGTCTCCTGTCATGTGTTCCTGCAGGATGGTGGTGTCCTTGGCCAACCATCCTGATGCAGACGATGCAGAGAGTGACGTTGGGCTCCAGGTCACTGTCAGTTTCGCAGACCGAGCTGTTGTACGGAATGCCCGTCTGTCTGGGCAGTGGGGCATCTCTGAAAATGCACTGTCCTACTTCCCTTTTGCTGCTGGAGAACCTTTCAAGGTAAATTCTCCTGCTCTGTAGTGTTTGTTGTCTTTTATCTATATATGCTGTTTTTTGCATGACTTCTGACAAactagctctctctctctctctctctctgtcagatGGAGATCGTCTGTGAACACCAGCAGTTTCGTATCTTAGTGGATGGCCAGCCGCTTTGTGGCTTTTCTCACCGGCTGCTCCAGCTTGCGTCTCTCACTGCACTGCGTGTCTGTGGGGACCTGCAGCTGACCAAGGTGGCATGAGTATCACAGTGTAAAACAGCAGTAGCGTGGTAAAGGGCTGAGGATTTAGACAAGTTGTTTGTCTCAAAAgacatttttcatgttcctgATTCTGAAAATCTGGATCTTTTTTACTGAGTTCCAGCAAGCTGACAACTTTTTTGCCTTGATATAGGTACTGCAGATGTTTGATCTTACAGTGTAAAGTGCCTTCTTTCAAGTTGTGTTGTCTGAGATTGAAAGGATTCCATACCACTTGTGTTTAAAATAGCATCTTTTCCAACATGGTTGCCTCAAAGCACTTAGTAGACATTCAAACGAGTATCAGTTACTGACACACCACATTTACGGGAAACAATGGTGTCAGTGAATAGTGATAAAAAGCTGAAGGACACAAGGGGACAGGAAACAAAACTCCTTAGTTAAATATAGGAGGGAAAAAAACTTgggggggtccaaggtcaactgacTGCTGAACCCTGCAGGCACACTGACAATACACAGCTACTGGCTACAAAGCTATGAAGAACAAAGGGAATTTCAAACCAGAGTCACGGCTTTGTCTAGTTATACAGAATGTTGGTTAGTGACACCCACTGATTTCCATGCAATCAGCAAAGAACACATTTATAGGCTTGTTATATTGTTGACAGATTTAATGCGTAGTTTTGGGTATGATTTATGTAATATCTGTACCTTTGGCTTCCAGTAAACATACCCAAATAAGAAGGTCCAACTCTGTCATACCTTGTACATTAGCCGTTCATCAacgttgttgttttttttttgttacttgagtaaatggattTGGATTATTACacaggtgtatttttttttttttgttttgtaaggAGTGTTTGTCAGGTGTTGGTACTTTGGCCTTGGATCTTAATGGCAGCGTTAAATAAAACTGCCGCTTCAGCACCTCTGCAAGATTTCCCAGGTGTCTGGAGGTTGCCAGTCGCTATTAGTAAAATATGCACCATGTTTACAACTGGCTGACTGCAGAAGAATTTGGcccacagggaaaaaaaaattacaatccAGTTACAATGAGAATGCACTGAAAGTGTTTCGAGTTATCATTCATGTTTTCTGCCGTGTGTGTGGACATTCGGGCTTAAAAATGAAAGATAAACAGGCGATACTTTCTAGAAGTACTTTTGAAAATAGAACTGCTCAATTTTcttaataaattcattttgcCCTTTTTAAATAGCCTTAGAATGTGAAGTTTGATACTGAAGTGTAAGATTACACATCAATCAGAGCTAATAAGTGAGAAATGTGCTCAAAGTAATGGCAATAATAATATCATAAAGTTTACTGGGATTTCTTAATTACTACCATTGTGTGTTTTACATATTGTAATACATTTGCAAACCTTAAACCTCTAAAAATCATTTGCTATTTTGCCGTCAACAGTGAAGGTGGTGATTTATTATAGAACCTTAGTCTTTGTTTCCCGATGCCTTCGACCACCAATCGCATTTCAAATGAAGACACAGGTGCAATTTTTTAAATTCTTACTTTCGTACAGCTTTTATGCTCTTAGTACTCTTGGCAAAACTGTACCCAACTGATGTTCAGAAACGTTGCTAATTCCATTAATTACCatgcattaaaaatgtatgtctGAGCTTGCAGTTATTAAAGTGCAGTTATTTTCTTATGTGggcaaaaaaagcaaaaaaattgATATACTCagaatccattttttttttttacattttattgacaGATTTTAAGAATAAAATAGTTTAACCCACTCAATGTCTAAAACACAGTACACAGTAACATTATTGTTTTTCCAACAAATACTCAGACTGTTATTGAGAAATGTAGTAGCTCTATATAAAAAGGCAAgaaaaaattaatatttattagcaATAAATAAGGCCAGGATATATACTCAGAATTACTCTTTTCAACCAGGTAAAAAGTAGTTTTGGAAATAAATTCATTGCTACATTACATGAGGAGCAAGAGCACTGTTAAAGGATTTAGTACTTGGGCAAAAAAACTCAACTCAATTTTATTTTAGGATAGAACGCTAATTGCTGTAAACGAGTTCAATTTATAAATGGACACCAACATTTTAATCACAGAAAAAATATGGTATATATCCCAAATAACACATCTCAGTTGTCAAGTTTGTAGCAATTTGGTTCTGGTACATTCATAGAATGTATAATGATAGCACTGCTCATTCAACCTCTAACTTGAACAGTGTGGTGTTTTTCTCAACAAGAAGTACAAGCTTATCGGTTTTGCATAACAGAGAAAGGTGGGTCCATCAGACTAAACGAGGATGGTTTAAGATGTTCAGTGAGATGCCTGTTTTATGTTACATAGAAACTCTGCGGACTTTATTTACTCTTTTCGTATCCTTTGACCTTAAATATCACTCGTTTCCCTTAGCTTTCTTTTAAGTTTGTTGCTTAATGGCTTCTATCCAATCCGTCTTCTCCTGTCTGGTTGGGGCCTGGATGAAGTAGCGTGTGTCTGATTGAGTGATGATTTTGAACAGATTTCCTTGCACCTTACCTTTTACACCTACGGCAATAAGTAAACATAGATAAATATAATTGACTTTGGTCTTCAGAACAGGCATAGTTAAGCCTATGATTATGACCGGGCCAGGAACTTCCAACCTCAGACGTGACTCACCTGAGGGAATGCCATTATCATCCAGAGCAGACACAAGACAGCCTCTTAGGGAAAAGCCGCCTACGGGATTGATGTCATCCTGTAAGGCATTGATGAGGTCAGACAGGAAGTCAAGGAGTCAGTCTAAACATGAGGAGTAGATACTTCAGTTGGGGGAATGATGGATAACTCAATGAAACTCCCTTACTTTACTAGGGTCGTAGTAGTGCAGGTACCCTGGTTCTGCACGAAGAACGAAGAGACGCACCTTCCAGTTCTTTCTCTTATGGCCCTACAAATAGAAAACGACAGTCGCATAAATACTGTGAGACCCCCGTATCTGTTGTTTCCGTAACTCCGGTTGCAATCAGGGGAGTAGTtaaagatgaatggataggggGGCTGAgtttttattgggggggggggggggggggctgatggcaAATTATTCATGATGTAAGTCAataaatacatgtttatttgGGGCAGAGGAGGTAACAAAAAAAAGCCCCCTAAAATAGGCCTAGTGATGCCCCTGGTTTCAGTTATCCACAGATCCAGGGGGCCTACTGTAGCAGCAGAAATGGAAATGAGAAAACCAATCCCCATTTCAGCTGTCACTGAGTCCCAGACTGACCTGTTTAAGCAAGAAGCCTCTTTTCAGCACTTTACCACTCATTTCCACGGCAGTTAAGGAAGTATCTGCTTTCACACTGCCTCTCTTCTTAAACGTTTCAGCCTTTGGAGAATCAAATACATGGATGGTGAGAAAATCATGTGCCGTTCAGTCACATACACTTACATTCATATTTGGCAGGCGCTTTTGTCCGAAGCAGCGTACGAGtaaggcaaatagcacattgcaaacatgCCCGAAGATTGATAGGTAAGCATAAGCGTAGCTGGGCTGAGCTGAGCTTCCAGCCAATGCCCGTATTTTAGCTGAGAAGTGTGCAGACTCACAAAACTGTAGAGGGCAGTGGAGTCATCCAAGAACTGCTCGTTGAGCCCGATGCTATGAACAGCTTCCACGCTCTTCAAACCCACTGGACGCACAAAGCCCTCTTCCAACAGTGCCGAAGCTAGAGTCACTGCCTCCACCCGTGTAAGAACCAGCTGCATAGACAGCAACCAGTCTACTACAGCTGAGCCTGTGAAGCCAATCAGCAGTGTCTCTGATGACTCATTCTTTACAGATTGGTTTTCTTCTCCAGTTCCACTCTACTACATAATCTACTATATACTATATAATTGGGTAAACGGAATATGCACAGTAGACACGTAACACTGATCTCCATCCAAAACCATAGAGTGCACaatattgaaaatgaaaatggcatCTAAGAGGACAACCTGAAGTTGTTTTGTAAACTTAAAGAGCGTTACCTGAAAAGCAGTTGCTGTAGGAGCTGCCCTGCTCTATGTGGCTGGTGAGCTTGATGCCGTTGTGAACATCATACATGGAGTCTACCACCTGACTGTGTGAAAAAATGTGACCAAATTAAGAAATCGAACCATCTACATTCAGAAATCAGGAGGTACAGCTAGAGGGAGTACTTTAAATAAACCGGGAATCATGATTTTATAATATGGACCTGAGTTCTTTCTCCTCATACTGCTCCTTAAGTTGATCCGCAGCGTGTCTAAACGTTTGCGTAAGTCATGAAAGTAATACTCACTTCAAGCTGATATTGTGGAGTTGCAGTGTCTTGGGTCCTTTAGATACGGCAGATTGACTCTGACCATCCCGGGGGAGTAGCTTCTGTACTGCTGAAATAATGCTTGCTGCCCACTCATCCCGATCCTCCCGCGAACAGGCCTCGAGGAAATACTCCGCGGAGTTCTGAGTCTGCAGCCTTATGACCAGCTGGGACATGCCATGCAACATACCAGAATGCATTTCACCAACAGATTTTAAACgtcttattttaaaaataaacctaaaacagCAAAATAACATAATCAATCAATAATCAGTTTAGAACACAAACGCTGTATGTTTGTGAAAAGGTCTCTAAATAGGGCACCAAACTGCACATTAACTGTACATCGACACGTATGTATGGAAACAACCGATCCGTGACTTGTCTGAACATGAGCAAAAGTGGCACACCCAATACACTGGAAACATTCCTATCCCAGAACAGTACAGTGTGTTATCAACGTCTAACGATATACCAGCGTAAGACTGCTATTAATGGTAGAATATGGTTGTGTTACAGTGTGGACTCACAGGTCTGTTCTCGTATTCCAGGTATGGGCAGGTGACAACGCAGGTACACAAAGTGATCTTTCCGCGCTGAGAGGAGTCTTTCTTAGTTCCAT
Encoded proteins:
- the LOC111856207 gene encoding galectin-related protein A isoform X2, whose amino-acid sequence is MSLEKRQEELYVGEIKGGLRPTMRLVVMGIFKEQPKRMVVSLANHPDADDAESDVGLQVTVSFADRAVVRNARLSGQWGISENALSYFPFAAGEPFKMEIVCEHQQFRILVDGQPLCGFSHRLLQLASLTALRVCGDLQLTKVA
- the LOC111856207 gene encoding galectin-related protein A isoform X1 produces the protein MAGKDKAANEELYVGEIKGGLRPTMRLVVMGIFKEQPKRMVVSLANHPDADDAESDVGLQVTVSFADRAVVRNARLSGQWGISENALSYFPFAAGEPFKMEIVCEHQQFRILVDGQPLCGFSHRLLQLASLTALRVCGDLQLTKVA
- the plek2 gene encoding pleckstrin-2, whose amino-acid sequence is MDKETDSSVLKEGFLVKRGHVVHNWKARWFVLHRDSLIYYKYDGTKKDSSQRGKITLCTCVVTCPYLEYENRPLVIRLQTQNSAEYFLEACSREDRDEWAASIISAVQKLLPRDGQSQSAVSKGPKTLQLHNISLNQVVDSMYDVHNGIKLTSHIEQGSSYSNCFSGSAVVDWLLSMQLVLTRVEAVTLASALLEEGFVRPVGLKSVEAVHSIGLNEQFLDDSTALYSFAETFKKRGSVKADTSLTAVEMSGKVLKRGFLLKQGHKRKNWKVRLFVLRAEPGYLHYYDPSKDDINPVGGFSLRGCLVSALDDNGIPSGVKGKVQGNLFKIITQSDTRYFIQAPTRQEKTDWIEAIKQQT